The segment AATTGCTCTTAATGAAACCAGTTGGTGGGTGAGGGTTATTTGAAGGCCAGAGCAGGCCCTTAGGAGGGTCTGGCATTCTGGGCGTCCATGCTTGAGCTGAAGGGAACTCAGGATGTGTGTGAAACAGGACAGGTTGAAATGCTTCAGGGACTATTTGGTGGTGACCTATAAGGATAAGTGAAGAGAAATGGGCCGCTGCCTGCGCTTAGAGGAGCTGTAGCTTCCTAGTCTTGCTCTGTCTCATTGCACAGCTAGAAAAGAGCAAAGCTCTTTTTTTCAAATGGCATTTGGGCAGAAATATAGATGGGAAAATTGATTTAGAAAGGGTAAGTGGAAAAAGCAAGATATGCCCATTAATCAGATGTGAATGAGTGCACTGTGCactcccagctcctcactggGCAGCATGAGAAACTGAGGAGTCCTTAACTTTAAGCACTGCTCAAAAAACATCAGAGTGTTATCAATGTGattctcatcctaaatccaGAACGTGGTTTATGCCAGCtactaagaagaaaattaacCCTATTCCAGCCAAGACCAAGATACCTGACTGAGACTGGGAGTAGCAGGAGAGGCATCTACTACAACCACCTAAAAGAGATGACTGAGCTACAGGTACCTCTAGACACCCTGGGTGCTGTTCTTGGTCTGagatctgtttttgtttctctttctgttcgTTTTATCTCTAATGTGTGGATGGCAAAGAGGGCAGCTGTGGAGGGGCAATACAGAGACCTCCTCCCCATCATGTCCTTTCCCGTCAGGGCTGGGATGTGTTGGGAACCACCTCAAACAACAGCTCCACAGCTCCAGTATCCCAGGCTGCAGTGGCCCAAAATGGTAGGTGGGAGCAAGCAAGCAGAAACAGGTGATGTTTGGGTGGCAGGAGAGCCAGCAGGGCCTGGAGGTACCCAtggggctggcagtgcccatcagcagggctggctgtggaGCTGGGAACCTTGAGCTCAGCTGCTTCCTGAAGCATCATTTCACGTTGCCTCTTCCCCAACCACTGACATGACTTTAATACAACTTTTTAAAGTATGCATTTGTATCTAGTAAGCCCTTGAGTACAGCAGAGTCCCTTTTATATTGAAATTCAGGCTTCtcaataacattttattatgaGGCTTGCTATTTTTGGAGTTGCTGTTACTCTGTTATGAGCAAGGCACCTAACATCCTTCGATATGAAATCATTAAGGGCACAGCAGAGTTCATTACAGGGGCATTTCTCCAGATTAAGAACAAATCAATACCACATACTAATATCACAGCCTGGTACCTGGCTTTGGTTGCAAACAGCACACCCTGAGAGGGAGATGCTCTTCTTTTGGCCTCTTGTGCTCTTCTTCCAATATCTTATTTACTGTTTTCCCCCAGGCTGTTGTGATGGATTTATGAGTAGACAAAATCcaaaggttgtttttctttaagctaCCTGAATATTGTAGCTTTTAAAGTAGGGAAGCGAGAAATAACCAGCTTAAGTTTGCAATATCGCTGTACCCTTGCATGCAATATGACTTCCCCTTGGAAGCCAAGGCCTGCAGCTCTGTCTGGGTGCGCTCAGCTTATTACGATCAAGGTTTAGAATAAATTTCAGGTGTTTCAAGTTGAGAAAGCATGGAGGTGATGTGCTGTGAGGGAGGGAGGATGAGGGTTGTTTATAAGAACCTCCAATGGAAGGAAGAGCTCTGCTTGTGGAAATCTGCCTCAGCCAAGGCCCAGATGgaggctccagctctgctcctgacACCCCAAATTTGCCTCCTGGACCCGACTGGCTGTTGCTCAGCCCCTGGGAGCTGTGTCTTGGGCTAATTCCAGCTGCATTCAAAATGGGAACTTACTCCATCTCACcgctcccagctcctgcagcacgtGGCGTTCTTTTTGTTCAGTGGCAGTGATGGAAGCTGTTAAGGCCAAtggcatttatttctgtttacttaTTGCAAGTAATTATCCATCAGTGGAATTTAattattacttcttttcttttttcttttttgcctaCTAAGAATGCTGTAGAGTGGAGCAAGGCAGCCACTTGTCTAGGCTGCTTTCAACACTGAGTGGCTCCAAAGCAGGGAGGTCCTTCAAGCCACTTTTGTCAGtgaaattaacaacaaaaaaaatcaagctaCTGAAGTGTGGAGCTGGAGGCCATCTCTGTAATGATCTGAGGCGCTCAACCCGTTAGAAGCttaatgctttcatttacaAGATTGCTCCTGGAGGAAGACCTCCTGGTCGAACTGCTATTgctccttaagaaaaaaatgaagtttgtaaTCACTTTGGCTGCTCTGCTCATTACTAGGAAAGGCCTTCAGCTGAGTGCAACGCTCAtcttcttgctgttgtttttaaaccttCAGCCCAGCCATATTAGGAATTCCATTGCTGTGTATAAGTTTACAAATTCAATTACAGAAGCTCCGAACTTCCACTTCCTTTGTAAATGGGAAGCTTGAGGGCTGTGTTGTATCACAAACTGCGACTGTATCGATAAACAGTTGGACAGAGCCCTGTTGGCTGGTTTGTAGCGACCGATCAATACTTTCACGTGGTTGACACTGCTCTTATTACCATTCATCCTGTTTTTCCATTAACTGGACTTTGTATATGTTGTATATATTCATTCTAAGGCCTGTCTTTAAATAAACACTGTAAGGACGTGAGCAATGATGTTACATGGGGATGGGCAAAGGGGAGTCTGTCTTACTTGATGTGATGAGCACAGGAAGACAAGacagtgggatgggatggatccGATGCACACCATAGAGAAGGGATTCCCATTGTCCCCAGGGGGATGTCGGTGAGTACAGTGACGTTTTGGTTAATCTCCAAAGTAATTTGAAGCTTGTAGATAGCACTGTGGTCAACCAAGGGAGCAGCAGCTTGAGAAAGGTCAGCTGCTGACAGTGAGCTGTACTGCTGCTTGACCTCAGTCCACAAAGGCACCGATTTGTTCCgtttttccaaagcagttcaTTACTAATTACTTGAGCTTTTAAAAGGAGGAGGTCTGATTTCAAGAGTGGGTATTGAGCATTTGTTCTTCCTATCTCGAAGATCAAACCTGTGCGGTGGGACTTGGGTTAATTCAAAATCATTAGTACTTGTGGAAAGCCTTGACCACAGCCTCTGGGGCTTGTTTTGAAGTCTGTTGTTAACTGCTAGTATCTTGCATCCCCCAAAGTATATGTGCTTTTAGCTCTTTGTCAGCTGCTCCACGCCTTTCGCTGATCGCTATTTGTTCAGCTCCTGAAGGCAGAAAATTATGAAccctttttaataaaatgcttgCTTTGTATTTGGAAGGGAtaaattaaatacttttctGCATGAGTTTTCTAACTTGGCTGTTACAAAACATGATATTTGACACGTCTTGTGGTGAGCAGATACATTAGGAAGGAAACTGTGGGGAGATTCAGGGGCTTCGTGTCTTTGGCTGTATGTGACAAGGTGTAGGTCACCAAAACTTGTGACCAACAATGGCAGAAAGGTGTGGAGTACAAATAAGAACGAGGCTCAAAAACTCAGTGTTCTCTGCATGACTTGGCTCTACATCTCctatatatttttacatgagAGTGttagagagaaataaatgagtGTTTGCTACTCCCATGGAAATACCATACTGTTTTCCAGCACTAGCCCGAAGCGCAACCGAttgccctgcagctctccccagGTGGCCAGAGCTGCTGAAGCCAAGGATAACTtgttaactttattttttttcaacagtcTTACATACTTGAGGCACAGGAAACTGagttctgcagcacagtctGGATGCTCTTTGGGTGTCCAAGTCCTGGGTACCTCCAACAGCTTTTCTTAGAagaacataataaaacaaattaatccTGGACTCTAGGTGGTCAGAGGCACTGCATGCTATCAGGCCATTTGAAGtcccactgaaattaatgagaAGACTCCCACAGGCTTCAGTGGGCAACACATCAAACCATGTAGCACAGCAAAGCCAACATGCCTCTGGTCCCTGGTTTCCAAATCTCTCCATTGTGCTGTTCCTgttgaagaattaaaaatgctttcttgctGGTGAGTGAAGCTGAATAAGAACtggatctgaaaacaaaaccactatGTAAACAACAAAGCTAACATGCTGGAAATTAATTTGGAAATTAAAGCTGTGCTCATCATCTGGGAGGTCAAAGCCAGGAGGGAACAATGTTATTTTGGAGATGTTTCATCCGAGCATTGGCAGGAGTAAGAAAATCTTGCTGTCTAACTAAAGCTCATATTCTGCTCAGGGAAGGGGCTGAGTACGAGTGCTAGTTGGGTTCAGTATTGAAAGTAGAAAACACTTGGAATTGGGCTGCAGTTTTGGAGGCAAATAGACTGTGGTggtttccttctccctttctgtgGAGGTTGCCTTCTCTTGTCTGGAACTATTAGCAGGAAAAGAGGCAGCTTGTGGTTTAGATCCTTGTGGTTTGTTACCAATTAACATAGACTTGCAGCTACATTGCAAGTTAGGCATCTCTATGGAAACTTACAGCTTTAGGGTTGTGCATTGACTGTAATGATGATTTTCAGGTCTAGTTTCTAAACAAGCAAAGGTGAAAGCTGAGATTTATAGAAATCCAATGaaaaaatcacttattttttaatcaggatTTAAGTTCTACTTCTGCTCCTGACCATCTCAATGACAAAACTCCTGAGAAAACCTTTAATACAGACACGAtgaagcagctgctcagccGCGTTACAGAAATGGCTTTTTGGCCAGTATTATGCTTAGAAAAGGTGCGATGCAGGCAGGTTGTTGTTTGCTGCTTGGAGGAATACTAATGCTTGCTGTGACTTAGTCCTGCTACTCGCTGCCGTTTGCTGCTCCTTGTGTAACAGCTGGTTAATACAGCGATAGCAGAGTGGGCGTTGTTGGCGCCCACAGCATCACTTTCTCTGTCTGAGAAACAGTAATATGAGCAACCAAGCTGGCTTTTCTTGTTCCTGAGAAACTCTGGATGAagcctgctttgtttttgcaaattGCTTCTTCGTTATAATGTTTTAGAGTCACAGCTTTTCTTATCAATTAACTTAACCTTGTGCTGgtatctgctttgctttcagagtaAGAAACAAAGCTCTGTTGGCTCTCTGATCCTTTGGTGCTGATGCCTGGCCACCTCAGTTGGAGGCAGCGGtctgggctgctgtgctgtctcAGTACCTGGCATTTGGAGCTTCCTGTGTGCAAGTTTACATGCATCTCCACATAATGCTCTGCTGTAACATGGAAAGGTCCTACAGGATTTTAGCTGGAAACAGTCATCTTATATTTCATAGTGTCCCTTTTTAAAGACAGCCAGAAAGAGTTGTTATTAAGTGAATTTTGTTGTGTAATATGGCAGtcacacagaacaaaagctaTCCCGCAAACTGAAGGGGATACTAGAGTTGCTTAATTCTCTTTGCATTAGGCTGAAGTATGTGGTTTTAGTGTCTTTGCAGAACTGCTGAATATGAGAAAACTTAGCCACTATCCCATTGTAATAAATGGAAAAGTTAGATCAAGTGTAGAGATTGGTAGGGTAGTAGCTATAGCCAGAGGCTGGCTGTCCTCTAACTGTTCTTTCTGAGACAATCTCTTCTTGAGGTTTGAGCAGAGAAGTCTGATCCAGCAAGCAGTGGAAAGGTGGGTTGTTTTGGCCAGGCAGTCCCAGGCTGCACATACATCCTATATGAAGCCAATGAAATGACTGACAAGTGGGAAGCTTGCACTCATACCAGCaacagagcagtgcaggtgtTTGGCAAGACTCTGATCCTGTTCACAGTTACATGCATTAATTCTCACATCCATTGCCTTCAGATGTATTTTACCTAAGTGAGGAGCACTGCGCCACctgatttactgttttctgtgatgGAGCTGCCAGTCTGCCCCAATTTTTAACAAGACACTATAGGctgacttcagtgaaaaaatgaGCTCCGCTAGCACTGCAACCTACTAAGAGTAATGCCTCATTCATAGCAAACAAACAtcctctgtgctgtttctggaGCCTGGAACTTTGCTCTCTTTCTAACCCCCCTTGATTGCCCTAGCTTCAAACACTGTATTTCTAACCTCAAAATGACCACTGTGAGGAAATAGTGAGATGGAAGTGTATGCTGAACTCTACCCAGCAACTCCAGGAAGGCCACAGGCAGAGGCTTCCTCTAGTTCAACATTTTACATAGACAAATGATTGTATTtcataaaacacatttattttttacgGGCAAAAGCATCCTAAAGttcacaaaaagaaaccaataaCAACCTGTATgtaattaaagagaaacatcTACATATGTAAGCTGTAGCTGTGAAGTGGATGTCGgccttcatttatttccttgggaGAAGCTGGTGGCTGGGTCAATCAACTCTCATTTCTCCAGCGGTGCGTAATTCAACAGCTTCTCAATCAGATCCACGTGTGCCAGGAGCATCCTGCGGCAGCAGTAGCGCTTCAATCCGAGGGCATCCAGGGCATCTCTATTAACAAATAACAACAcgattaaaagaaataaatacaaaacgAGTCAGAACCGCTCGTAAGTGCTCCTAAGCAACGCAATGATTGCTCTGAGCTTAGTTTAAAGCAAGGTATTAGCGTGTGCTGTTAATATGACACCCACCCCTCGGTGTACTCCGCCTGCAGGAGCCCGAGATACGCCTCCCACTTGTTGCCCACGATCTTGCCGCACGTGAAGCATCGCACCGGGATGATCATGGTTCGCACAGCGCcgcttcctcctgcagctgcccgAGCGCAGCCCTACGGCCGCTCCCACTGCACCGGGGGGACACGGGCGGTGCGAGCCGTTCTTGCTCAGCCGTGAGGATGCAGAGCGGCGCTGGAGCTCCCCCGTTCCCGCACAGGACGGCGGATGGTAGCGGCCGCCCTACGGCTCCTTGCGCGGCTCAATAGTGTTTGCGAGCGGGGCGGGCTGCTGATCGCGTTTCGCGTGCGCGGCGCGTGGTGGCAGCCGGGGCCGGCGGAGCGCAGAGCGGAGACACCGGCGGGGCGGGCTGAGCCGAGCCGAGGAGGCGCCGtgcccttccctccctccctccttccttccttccgcGCTCTCACTTGTTGCTTTACACCCGGACTTCTGCAGAAGGCACTTCTTCATCGCGTCCTGCTCGAGGTACCGCAGCCGCGCGGGGTGGAAGCGCAACTGGTGGCTGCAGCCCGGCGCCAACCAGCGGGGCACGGCAGCGCTGTGGGACGGGGCAGCACGTCGCActcccctcccttttcctcccttttctttcccttcccgGTGCGCGCACTGGTAGCGCCAGGCGCGGTCCGTCTCGCGGCTGTGTTGGCGTCCCCAATTTGGGGCGGTTTGCTCCGTGTCCTCGCTCCCCTTTGGAAGGGGAAGGAGCCGGGCAGGGGCTGCGCTCCGTGAGCTGCGCTCGGCGCCGATTTGCGCGGCGTTGCCCGCTCATTTGGAGGAAGCCGGGCTGCGGAGCGCTGCCGTGGTCAGCGGGGTAAGCGAGGTTAGCGGTCCCGTGGCGGCGGCAGGTCAGTCGGGAGTTGCTGAACTCCGGgtctgggggctgtggggggtgATGTGGGGGGGTTCAGGGCTGCCCGCTGTAGCGTTCCTCGGTCTGTCGGCGAGCCGCGCGCAGCGAAAGCAAACGGGGCATAAGCCGTCCTTGAGGCGCTATCCCGCTCCCCGGAGGGTGGAGGCGGCCGTGGCACCGCGAGCGTCGCGTTGCAGCTTTACTGGCTGCCCCCAGCCGGGGAAGTTGGGCTGCAGCGGGGGATGCGTCGTGAAGCCGCGTGCGATCCTCCCGTGTGAGCGTCGCGCGGAGTGCTGCGCTATGCGATGCTTGTAACTTGAGGGCGGCACGTTGCTGTTCGGGACAGACTGGGTTAAAGCGTCACCCCGAGCGCTGTCGGTCCTTAGTGCCCTCTTGCTTCACGGTTGTCCTTGGGCAGAGCGGGGATGCACccaaaatactgtattttgctGCTGGAGCATCTGCGAGTTGATACGGCGCGCGGCGCAGAGCCATTACTGTCAGGCGTATAAAGTCTTAATGCACAGCTTATGTTAATACGCCTTTCGTGCCTGTGTTTTGGACCGCTGGGTTGCTGACCCTCCGCGCAGACCTAACTTGAACTGTAGAGGAGCAAATAGTTTCGTTTTAACCGGCGAGGTTGTTTGAAGGAGGTTTTGCAAACGTTTCCTAATGAAAAGACAGCGATTTTTGCAGCCCCGGGGAGTGATTGCACTCAGCTGTGTGCAAGCAGCACGGCTTGGCTTGGAGGGTGGAGAAACCTCCTGCAGATTGTTATCGTTATTGTTGTTTCAGGCCAGTGGGAGCCaaactctcttttctttttctcctttgctttcttttcttttgggggAGGGAAGTTGAGAATTTGGAGACGATGCTTTGATGTGTTTTCAGCACCAGGGCTCCAAAGCAATTTTCTTGTTGAACTGTGACGTGCAAGGCGTTTGTATTTGGAGACAGACATTTGCTgatgggagggagaaaggatggtggtggtggggtggggggttatTGTTGATGTAGGCTGGATTCGTGCAGCTGCCCGGAGGAAGTGCTCttgtttagcttttaaaaacGAAAGCAGGTTTTAACTTTCCCACCCAGTTCTCACATGCAACTTTGCATCTCTCTTGAAGGAAactttcctctgctgttttcacAGCGTTTGAATTTGCCTTTTCTGGACATCCTGCTTTGACTGCTGGAGATGATCTTAGTAATCTAATAGCTCTATTGTGGCTGCAGCTTGTTTGATCATAGAAGATGTGAGATGTTTGATCTGTGACCTGAAGAGATTTCTACACGCTGATGACGTTCTTTGCCTGACTTCATGTATGGTCTGCTCAGTCTGAGCACTTGCCAAACCACAGAAGTCTGTTGGAGGCAGGGGAGATGTGTGCATGTGGCTGTTAATACTCCCAGGCAGTGTTTTAGGGGCTGTAGTTCACCCTGGTTAGGGTgtcattttctgcttccttgtcAGGAGTGAGCTTCAATCATTGCTGTGCTACCTTCCAAGTCTTCTTTTCAGGTGGGCTGCCAGCTGTTGCAATTTGGTACTTAGTCAAGTTAAGACTCTAAGCATCTTTCTGAAGAGGGATATAAACTGGAAGAATTGCAGGCTTATGTCTCCTTAGGCATCcttctgaagaaggaaaggaattgCAGGAGTTGGTAATCCCTCACAGGTCTCTCTTACAGTGTTTGTAAGTTCTCATTCCACTCTTGATCTCCTGCTGCTTGGAGCAAGCAGCAATCCTCAGAGCTCTGCTTCTTTGGGCTTTCAGTAGTCAGGGAGCCCATAGGGGTGTTCCTCAGCTGTAGCAGAAGAGGCTTGTCTACAGCTGATTGAGTTGAAATGCTTGGAGAACTGTAGGCTGGTTTTCTGATGTGCTTCTGGAACAGCTTCTGCCCTGTGAGGCTTTGTTGTGAGGCGCTGCAGTTACATCCTGCTTCTTGGTTAATGCAGTGCAGACCTTCTTCCTGCAATGCGAAAACCTTTGAAAGCCACTAGTATTCAGTCCCACCATTGCTGTCGGGCTGAGGCTCAGTATTaactttcttttgttcctttagTGAACTTAAAGCTGTAAAACGCATCCGAGCACGATTGTTCCGCAGCACTCCTAGCAGTGAGTACTGAAACTCCAAACTTGTGACTAAGCGGCGtatccttcttccttttctctcatcCTCAAAATGTGACAGGAAAATATTACtgcttgttttaaataaaaaagcaaacaacagaaaaaaaatccccattGAAACAGCCAAGTGCCCCGAGTGACCCAACTCATCTTAAAATACTCCTATGGTTCCAGCGACTTCCTGTTGCTCGTGTTGGCAGGTTGTGTCTTTCCTGACCTTGTCGCTGTGGTTGGGGCTGTAGGCAGAAGTTGTGGGATCTGCACATTTGTGTTGGTGTGGTGAGAAGCCGTTGGCTGGTAGCTGAGGTTGTTGTTGTGTTTCGTGGGTTGCTTTTGGTCAGGGTTAGGTGTGCGTTCTCTCTGGCCTGGAGACTTCACTGCTCTTCACCCGTGATCTGCATACAATATAGGTGATCCCCAGAACTGAACTCTTGGGTCTGTACGGGTCTGGTTTGCCAGATGCAGTTGTGTTCAAGGACAAAGGATTGCTTAAATCATAgacttttcagaagaaactttCAGTGACAGCGTTCTTATACTGCTGATCTTAACTTGCAGCTTTCTGGATATCTGTGGCTGATGTTGCCTTTGCAGGAGCGTAAAGCTGTGTTTCCTGTCTCTTCCTGAGGTCCTTTAGAGAAAGAATGTTCAATTTTCCCTCTTCCTGGCACCAGAATTGCGTGTGTGGCTGCAGAAGTTGTTGGTATCACATCCAGTGTCGTGCGACTCCGATCTCAATGAGCTGAAGAGGAAGAGCTTGCCTGAATGATGAAGTTGGATGTTCTTTAGTCAGGAGCTGAAATGTGACGCGGAGAACTTAACAGATAAATACTGAACAGCAGAGAGCCAAAAGGACAGTTAGAAAGCAAGGTGAAACTTGGCTTAGCTGGTGTTTTCTCAAGCACGTTCTCTGCTCCGAATCTATCACATCCAGACTTAGTGTTGAGATTTCTCTAGTCCTGGTTCACCACCCTGAGTTGTCATTCATCCTGTTGCACAAAGGAAAGTGGCTCCCTCTGGAGTTAGCTACTGCGGCTTTCAAAGGACTTCCCTTCTCTCCCGCTAAAGCTTCCAGCTCCAAGGAGCAAAGAGAAATCAAGGCTCCAGCTTAGTTTTTCCTCTGGATTTTTGAGTGGGTGGCTCAGTGTCCCACTGTGCTCTTTGTCCTTCTCCCACTGCCTTGATTGGATGTAGCTCCATAAGCGGTGGTGGGGAGGTGGAGGAGCCAAGTGGGAGAGGCAGGGCTGATGGAAGGAGAAAAGCCTTGCAGTCTCTGGTGAGCTTTGCGTCGTTTAGTTGCCCCGTATGGTGTTTAAAAGCTGCTCAGGGCCCTGGAtttactgaaacaaatacagaagcTGCTAAGCAAGTGGGAATGAAGAGAAACATCACTAAGCTGGGGATGTGACTTTGGCTTCGCAGTAATTCCAGACAAGCCTGATGCTGCtgatttcattaaaagcaaCATTCGGGGACTCAGAGAACGGTTTAATActtactatatatatatttttaaacatgctgACCTTATCTGGTAAGCCTGTAATATTTGTTGCAATGAAGAGCAGCTGGTGCATAAATGCATATATAATATCAGTTGCCAACTCGgaaagctgtgctgagcccGTGACTTGTTTGAAGTGGGGTTGCTATTAAAAGGCAGGTGGCAGGATGTTTATTTTACACCTTGTTAATTGCCTGTTTTTCCTGCTCTAATTGGCTTCCTAATGGGGGCAGAATGCACTCGGTTTTGCACACAAAGCTTCATTAGTGGCAACCGATGGAAGGATTTGGAAGGTGGGATTTGTATGAAACATATATATTGTGTAACAGATGTCTCTGCTAAATAAAGTGTATGAGGAAGTCCCAAAGATGCAtccaaaaatgcaaatgcttttctatAAATGATTTAAGGTGTTCTTGTGTTAGATATGAAGCTCGCTGCCTGTTACTTGTGAAGGGGGTGGAGACTTCAGCTTGTTAGTTTTGTAGGGCAGAGATTGTCCTGCTTTGCTGGACAGGAGTCAGGATGCTGGGATGGTGCCTCGTGCCTGGGACTCAGCACACGTGGGTCTGTAGAGATATATGTAACAATCTTCATAGCTCCTGCTAACCAAATGGGAGGATGTGGTGAGCTGTGGTGGTGCTTAGTAGCTCTCTGAGATTTTTGGAGCTACCTTTTCTGCTTGTGTGTGTTAGTGCTGTATCAGGTGTGTTGTTTGCTCTGGGACCTTGGAGGCAGCAAATAGCCACGGAGGAGATGCATGGCTGGAGCATCTGCATGTCCAGAGTAATCCTGCTTGTGTCTGAAGGTGAGGGCTAAGGTGACCTGGCTGAGGATGAGAGCTCCACAAAGATGGTTCTTATTTTAATGatgactttaaaacaaacaaacaaaactaggTTAGGGCTGGTTTTATCTGTCAAGTTTGTTCTCAGCATGGTCACATCGTGGCAAAAGTGTAACGTTTGCCAGGCTTAGATTGatatattttataagaaaatgcCTTTATTACATGAATATATCACAGCCTAATTGACTGCATCTTGTTGTGGAGAGGTAATATCCCGAGGCAGCATTGTAATCAGGAAGATCACAGGAGCTGcccatcagctctgctcttccatGCAAGCGTCCTCAGATGACAAAATAATCCCCTTTCTTGggataatatttttcatttctgcagaatCTTTTCTTCCAGACTAAAGGGTGGGCTGTGAAGCCGATGTGAGGCCAGAGTGTGTCAAGCATTAATGTTTGAAGGGAGAAGCTCTGGGGTATTGTTCTTGTGTGGGGAGAGCAATATGCACGTTCCTGATGAGCTCATGGGTGTCCTTTTCTTTGATGtacttccttcctgcctttggCTGGGATGTTCTTTCTACAGGAGTATAAGAATGTTCTCTCCCATGAACACTTTACTTAAAGAGACTGCAGCAAACCAGTCCTCTTTTAGTAGGTTACTCTGGCATCAGTGGCTCCCTGAACTCTAATGAAAAGGAATGGGGAAGTTTCTAACTTACTTTTGAAGTCTCGTTTACTGAGGCTCTCATAAGTGATGATGGCTGTACTGGAACAAAGAATAGAAGAGCAGGCTCTGCTGAGGGCAGTCTTTTGGGTATACTTATGTTAGGATGTAATTTTGCTGCTTGGGTCGTCCCCTCCATTGGTTTTCAAGCCAGTCTCTTATCTTGCAAGCCTGGTGGGAGTTGGAATAATTGACGGCCATGAGTCAGAGCAAGGATACATCTTTCCAAGTACCTTGTCTTGCTCTGTTACTGTTGCACCCTTGCCTTCAGCTGATGTTTTA is part of the Coturnix japonica isolate 7356 chromosome 5, Coturnix japonica 2.1, whole genome shotgun sequence genome and harbors:
- the POLR2L gene encoding DNA-directed RNA polymerases I, II, and III subunit RPABC5; the protein is MIIPVRCFTCGKIVGNKWEAYLGLLQAEYTEGDALDALGLKRYCCRRMLLAHVDLIEKLLNYAPLEK